Genomic DNA from uncultured Methanospirillum sp.:
CGTTCGGACCGAGAACACCGAAGATCTCGTTTCCTACCGAGAGGTTCATCTGGTTTACTGCACAGAGATCGCCGTAATTTTTTGTCAGGTTTCGTATTTCTACGCGACATCTGCCTGTTTTGGCAGATTGAGACTGTTCATACATTTCGACACTTACCATGAATCACCTGGAGCACTGACTTAATTCCCGGGCTGAACTCATTTCTGGACATGATTGCTGTTGACTCGGGCTGTTCCAGACAGGGAGGACATATCTGCCGGATCCGGTTGTAACAAACTGCATCGGAACGCCATATACTGAGATGATATTCTCCTCGGTCATGACCTCTTCAGCAGTTCCGATGTTTACAATCCTTCCTGTATCGATGAGCATAACCCGATCAGCATAATGATATGCAAAGTTGAGGTCATGCACTGCGACAAGAATTGATTTGGAATACTGCTCAGACAGCTCTCTGATCATTGAGAAGACGTCAATCTGGTGTCTTATGTCAAGGGCACTTGTCGGCTCATCAAAGAGGAAGATCTCAGGCTCCTGGGCGATTGCTCTCGCAATAAAGACACGCTGTCGTTCACCGCCTGAAAGCTCGGTAAGCATCTTCTCAGCCATCGGCGAGATGGCAAGCCGCTCCATTGCAGCCTGAACTACATCAAGGTCATGTTGTGTAAGTGACCACTCGACGTGGGGTCTTCTTCCAAGGATTACGGCTTCAAGTACTGAAGCAGATGTTAGATACTGAAAGTCCTGGGGTACATACCCGATGGTTCGTGCTATAGCATTGCGGGTATAATCATCGATATTTTTGCCTTCCAAAAAGACAGAGCCACTCTGCTGACTGATAATCCCTGCCAGAGTTTTAATGAGGGTGCTTTTTCCTGATCCATTCGGACCGATGATGCAGAGCACTTCACCAGGGATGAGGTCAAAGCTGATTGAGCTCAGGATCTGACTCATTCCGTACCTGACCGATAAATCCCTAACTGTGAGTCTCATGCTGCCTCCATCAGGTGATCACCCGGTGTTGTCCGCGAAGAATGAGGATCATAAAGAAAATCCCTCCGATAATGTACATGATCACCCCGACCGGGATCTCGATAGGATCCATCACGGTTCTGGCTGCCGTATCTGAGATCAGGAGGATGAATGCTCCGAGAAGGGCCGAGCAGGGTATCAGATACCGGTTATCATTACCGATGAGCATTCTGCCGATATGCGGCCCCATCAGGCCGATAAACCCGATTATTCCGGTAAAGGCAAGGCAGGCAGATGACGCAAGTGTGGCTACAAAGAGGCCTGTCAGTCTGAGCTGGTTGACATTAACTCCCAGATTTTTCGCTACATCGTCTCCTGCAGCGAGTGTGTTGAGATCCCAGGCCCGGGACTCCAGGTATAGAAAACAGAGCAGGGTGATAGGGGTTACTATCAGAACAGCTCCCCAGTTTGCTCCCCACATGCCTCCCATCAGCCAGAGTGTGATCTCCCGAAGTTTCTCATCGTTGGTGAGATACTTCAGGATCATGACTCCGGCTGTGAAGATGTACCCGATGACAACTCCTGATAGGATGAGGGTCGCACTTGATGAGCCTTTCATCCTGGAGATGGCATAGATAAGAAGAATTGAGAGCCATCCGAGCAGGAATGCTGAAAGAATTATTGTTGCGTTCTGGAATTGTGCAGGTATGAACGGAAACAGGGCAGGACCGAAGACGATGGCCATCGCAGCTCCGAACGATGCAGCGGAAGAGAGCCCTAGAGTAAAGGGGCTGACAAGTGGGTTTTTCAGAAGTGCCTGCATGACACAGCCTGCGACTGCAAGACTGATCCCGGTTAGAATCGCTAAAATGACCCGGGGCATCCGGAAGTCTATAACAACGATCTTTTCAGACTGATTTGAGTCCAGAGCTGCCGGGTTTGAGATCATCTGGCAGAGGATAGAGAGGATCCGTTCAAATGAGAGATGATAAGACCCGGCGTTGAGGGCATAGATAACAGCGAGAAAGAGGAGGATGAGGAGGGTAAAGATGACGAATAATTTTCTCGCTTTTTCAGAATGATATAGAAATACAGGTGTGGCATTACTACGGTTCATATCTGTATCCCACTGATCGTGACAATCACTCTAATGCAATATTTGATCTGATTATTAATACTATTTTTTATTTCTTCTTAAAATAATTTTTTAAAAAAAAAATAGGTAACAAATAATCAATAGATTGAGTGATATTCTTTGAAAAAGATCTGATTTAAATTACTACATTTAGTTTTATAATTAAGGGCAACTCCAATTATCTGGAAAATATAGTAAAATTAATCCAAATTGTCAGATCACAAGATTATCTACCAAGATAAATTACCCCTTGAAGTTATAATTTTGTATAAAATAAAAATAATTCAAAAATATTCATATGACTTATAATACAAATAATAATTGTACAACTGCAATGACAATGCCTCCTCCGAGGTGGAGTACAACCAGTACAGGAAAGGAACCTGTATTCATTCGATCCTAACGTATCACAGGAGAAATAACCCTGTGAAATGAGGCAGGACACAACATATCATTGCAGAAACCACCTCATGTCGATGTCTTCAGCGTATTTTGCTGACCGTTACTCAAATCTTGAGATAATTTATATTTATCAGGAAAATATCTCCTGCTCTCCCATGAGAGGATCATGGATGTTAATTCTCCTTTCAATCTGACAGATCCAATGTTATCAATATTCAAGCCTCTGAAATATTCTTCAATATATGTGAGATCAGAGTTTTCCTGAAGACATAACCGGCAGGCGTAATCAGCAACGATCTTGCTCAGATCTGATGTCTCTTCTATTGATGATTCGCGAAGGACAGTTATGTCAGGGAAGATTCCCATTTCATATAATACCTGAAAGAGAACATCAGCTTTTGGTCCGGTTTGATAGACCTCTTCATGGTAATGAGACCAGAGATCACAAATCACCTGCTCCCAGGGAGTCACTCCTGCAAACCAGATTAAAAAAATTCTTCCATTGCAGACCTCTTCCATCTTTACAATTGCGTCTGCAATATCGGGCATACCCAATGAATAACATGCGATTACTGTATCATAGGGAGGTGACAAATCATCTGACAGTACCTCTTCCCATCTTTTTGTAACAATATTTAGATTTGTAATGCCGATCTCGATTGCCTTTTCAGCAAGAACAGCACTCATTCCCAATGCAGGTTCAATTGCAGTTACCTGGCCTCCGTTACTGGCAAGAGGTAAGGCAAGAGACCCCGGGCCACTTCCGATATCTAGGATATTCTTGGGATCGTGAGAAGATATCATTGATAGAATAGGAGTGTACCTCTTCGTATTCTTCTGTGTACTCTCCCAAAATTCCTGAGCTTTGTCCTTTGAACTCCAGATGCTGGCACAATCCCCGGTTCCGCGAAATTTATTGTTTTTTAGCATCTTCTCCTTCCATATATTGGGCCATACCAGTATCCTGG
This window encodes:
- a CDS encoding ABC transporter ATP-binding protein is translated as MRLTVRDLSVRYGMSQILSSISFDLIPGEVLCIIGPNGSGKSTLIKTLAGIISQQSGSVFLEGKNIDDYTRNAIARTIGYVPQDFQYLTSASVLEAVILGRRPHVEWSLTQHDLDVVQAAMERLAISPMAEKMLTELSGGERQRVFIARAIAQEPEIFLFDEPTSALDIRHQIDVFSMIRELSEQYSKSILVAVHDLNFAYHYADRVMLIDTGRIVNIGTAEEVMTEENIISVYGVPMQFVTTGSGRYVLPVWNSPSQQQSCPEMSSARELSQCSR
- a CDS encoding iron ABC transporter permease → MNRSNATPVFLYHSEKARKLFVIFTLLILLFLAVIYALNAGSYHLSFERILSILCQMISNPAALDSNQSEKIVVIDFRMPRVILAILTGISLAVAGCVMQALLKNPLVSPFTLGLSSAASFGAAMAIVFGPALFPFIPAQFQNATIILSAFLLGWLSILLIYAISRMKGSSSATLILSGVVIGYIFTAGVMILKYLTNDEKLREITLWLMGGMWGANWGAVLIVTPITLLCFLYLESRAWDLNTLAAGDDVAKNLGVNVNQLRLTGLFVATLASSACLAFTGIIGFIGLMGPHIGRMLIGNDNRYLIPCSALLGAFILLISDTAARTVMDPIEIPVGVIMYIIGGIFFMILILRGQHRVIT
- a CDS encoding class I SAM-dependent methyltransferase produces the protein MLKNNKFRGTGDCASIWSSKDKAQEFWESTQKNTKRYTPILSMISSHDPKNILDIGSGPGSLALPLASNGGQVTAIEPALGMSAVLAEKAIEIGITNLNIVTKRWEEVLSDDLSPPYDTVIACYSLGMPDIADAIVKMEEVCNGRIFLIWFAGVTPWEQVICDLWSHYHEEVYQTGPKADVLFQVLYEMGIFPDITVLRESSIEETSDLSKIVADYACRLCLQENSDLTYIEEYFRGLNIDNIGSVRLKGELTSMILSWESRRYFPDKYKLSQDLSNGQQNTLKTST